The uncultured Cohaesibacter sp. genome window below encodes:
- a CDS encoding pitrilysin family protein, producing MTRRQAMPMRQIQTSRAPIHQTAKDATMHNRPARAQALANQTEGTARALVILLGLFASLFVLFSWGQARATEIQRVVSDKGIEAWLVEDHTVPIIAVDFSFTGGSAQDTLGKEGTVSMLTSLLDEGAGDMDSPTFQTALEDNAIKLSFSASRDRFYGSLRTLTPNRQIAFDLLSKSLQSPHFDAEPIERMRAQWIVSAKRKLTDPDSIAGRAMREAAFPDHPYGLDSDGSEASLANVTRDDITAMHKNIMTRDGLFIGVVGAIDADSLKAMLDQVFAPLPETGTLAPISDATIATTGEQHVDFATPQTSISFMMPGIKRNDKDFYAAYLVNHILGGGSFSSRLYEEIREKRGLAYSVYSYLSDYDHAQILAGGMATRTGNSDQALMLVKQEIQRLGNEGPTEEELADTKKFLIGNYPLRFDSSSKISRQLVGIQEEGLGIDYFDKRNSYIEGVSMEDAKRVAKRLLDPSKLLIITVGQQIKHAAISPDQQPSAVPTPANDNGGKKPAKVATN from the coding sequence ATGACCAGACGACAGGCAATGCCCATGCGCCAGATCCAGACCAGTCGCGCACCGATCCACCAGACAGCCAAGGACGCCACCATGCACAATCGTCCAGCCCGGGCTCAAGCCCTTGCCAACCAGACCGAAGGCACCGCTCGCGCACTCGTCATTCTGCTGGGGCTTTTTGCCAGCCTTTTTGTTCTGTTCAGCTGGGGTCAGGCACGCGCCACGGAAATCCAGCGCGTTGTCAGTGACAAAGGCATCGAGGCATGGCTGGTGGAAGACCACACAGTGCCGATCATAGCCGTGGACTTTTCCTTTACCGGCGGGTCTGCCCAGGATACCCTGGGCAAGGAAGGCACGGTTTCCATGCTGACCAGTCTGCTTGACGAAGGAGCTGGCGACATGGACAGCCCGACCTTTCAGACCGCCCTTGAAGACAACGCCATCAAGCTCAGCTTCAGCGCGAGCCGCGACCGTTTCTATGGTTCGCTGCGCACACTGACGCCGAACCGACAGATCGCCTTCGACCTGTTGAGCAAGTCGCTGCAATCACCGCATTTCGATGCCGAGCCGATTGAACGCATGCGGGCCCAGTGGATTGTCTCGGCCAAGCGCAAATTGACCGACCCTGACTCCATCGCCGGACGGGCGATGCGCGAAGCTGCCTTTCCGGATCACCCCTACGGCCTTGACAGCGACGGCTCCGAAGCCTCGCTTGCCAATGTCACGCGGGACGACATTACCGCCATGCACAAGAATATCATGACCCGTGACGGTCTGTTCATCGGTGTGGTGGGCGCCATCGATGCCGACAGTCTCAAGGCCATGCTCGACCAGGTCTTCGCTCCGCTTCCCGAAACTGGCACCCTTGCACCGATTTCAGACGCGACCATTGCCACGACCGGTGAGCAACATGTTGATTTTGCCACTCCTCAAACCTCGATCAGCTTCATGATGCCTGGCATCAAACGTAACGACAAGGACTTCTACGCCGCCTATCTGGTCAATCATATTCTTGGCGGCGGCTCCTTCTCCTCGCGCCTCTATGAAGAAATCCGCGAGAAGCGCGGCCTTGCCTACAGCGTCTACAGCTATCTCAGCGATTATGACCACGCCCAGATTCTGGCAGGCGGAATGGCCACGCGCACCGGCAACTCCGATCAGGCGCTGATGCTGGTCAAACAGGAAATCCAGCGCCTCGGCAACGAGGGCCCGACCGAGGAAGAACTGGCCGACACCAAGAAATTCCTCATCGGCAACTATCCGCTGCGTTTTGACAGCTCCTCCAAGATTTCCCGTCAGTTGGTGGGCATTCAGGAAGAAGGCCTCGGGATCGACTATTTCGACAAGCGCAACAGCTATATCGAGGGTGTCTCGATGGAAGACGCCAAGCGAGTCGCCAAACGACTGCTGGATCCATCCAAGTTGCTGATCATCACAGTCGGCCAACAAATCAAGCACGCAGCGATCAGCCCGGACCAGCAGCCGAGCGCAGTTCCGACCCCAGCCAACGACAATGGCGGCAAGAAACCAGCCAAGGTCGCGACCAACTGA